A portion of the Lathamus discolor isolate bLatDis1 chromosome 5, bLatDis1.hap1, whole genome shotgun sequence genome contains these proteins:
- the SDE2 gene encoding splicing regulator SDE2, with product MAALVRDPLAARTRLWSLPAAGGDCSVRGLLRHRARELNIPEESLYVKCNGRLASDEDVLQNGAVYSLEPRLCGGKGGFGSMLRALGAQIEKTTNREACRDLSGRRLRDVNHEKAMAEWVKQQAEREAEKEQRRLERLQRKLVEPKHFFTNPDYQQQCHEMAERLEDSVLKGLQASSSKMVSPESSSIRKRPGEPGENGTKPRKRKCFWLGLEGLDDCDSSDSEDDSEDDSPHASDGGCPSGSWCDENAGNSSACSSSSVEPAEDSPATSATEKPLEQPECSGRDLQGETSTSGQPEIPAEGNSTMTKPLKEEAQEKNEVAQAPKEEEQESVSLKAQETNQLQSTEVEPIDLMMFNSAAEMEALGLDKLKMGLMSLGLKCGGTLKERAARLFSVRGLSRDQIDPALFAKPSKGKKK from the exons ATGGCGGCGCTGGTGCGGGATCCCTTGGCTGCGCGGACGCGGCTGTGGTCGTTGCCCGCAGCCGGTGGAGACTGCTCAGTTCGCGGCCTTCTCCGCCACCGCGCTCGGGAGCTG aACATTCCTGAAGAAAGTTTGTATGTGAAATGTAACGGACGACTGGCGAGTGATGAGGATGTGTTGCAAAATGGAGCCGTTTATAGTCTGGAACCAAGGCTTTGTGGTGGCAAAGGAG GGTTTGGGTCTATGCTGCGAGCCCTTGGTGCTCAGATTGAGAAGACAACAAACAGAGAGGCTTGCAGAGATCTCAGTGGAAGGAGACTTCGAGATGTCAACCATGAGAAAGC GATGGCTGAATGGGTGAAGCAGCAAGCAGAACGGGAAGCAGAGAAGGAGCAGAGGCGGTTGGAAAGGCTGCAGCGGAAACTTGTGGAGCCAAAGCACTTTTTCACCAACCCAGACTACCAGCAGCAGTGTCATGAAATGGCTGAGAGACTGGAAGATTCAGTCCTTAAAG GATTGCAGGCCTCTTCAAGCAAAATGGTGTCACCAGAGAGCAGCAGTATTCGGAAGCGTCCAGGTGAACCTGGAGAGAATGGGACCAAACCTcgaaaaagaaagtgtttttg GCTGGGGTTGGAAGGACTGGATGACTGTGACAGTTCGGACTCTGAGGATGACAGTGAAGATGATTCTCCTCATGCATCTGATGGAGGTTGTCCATCAGGCAGCTGGTGTGATGAAAATGCTGGAAATTCAAGTGCATGTtcaagcagctctgtggagcCAGCAGAGGATAGCCCAGCTACCAGTGCAACTGAGAAGCCTctggagcagccggaatgtaGTGGAAGAGATCTGCAAGGAGAGACAAGCACAAGTGGGCAACCTGAAATTCCAGCTGAAGGAAATAGTACAATGACAAAGCCCCTGAAGGAAGAGGCCCAAGAAAAGAATGAAGTAGCCCAAGCTCCAAAAGAAGAGGAGCAAGAAAGTGTTTCTCTGAAGGCACAGGAAACAAACCAGTTACAGAGCACA GAGGTGGAACCGATAGACCTGATGATGTTCAactctgctgctgaaatggaAGCCCTGGGTTTAGACAAACTGAAGATGGGATTGATGTCTTTAGGACTGAAATGCGGAGGCACTTTAAAGGAAAGAGCAGCAAGGCTGTTTTCAGTGCGAGGTCTGTCTAGAGACCAGATCGATCCTGCCTTATTTGCAAAGCcctccaaagggaaaaaaaagtga
- the LOC136014778 gene encoding left-right determination factor 2-like gives MDVRFTQMLCLLCLVITVRAFTQEGFKEVLLKQLGLSEVPTLHRRDLVDLVIPDHVRNKYISMLKRQRVKRRALPSLAGILRGIPGNAGEAIYSDTTTRQNLIFDMEGRIPENSEVTMAELKLFKKPLDRANLPARQSHRPISNARVSVYWVQRQRNGTNRTSLIDSRLVPIRESGWKNFDVTQAVHYWQRNKRREPMFLEVWIEGERVGSYASEMAKAVHFTSQDPRDKALSKPELVLYTLDLEDYGGPGDCREEAVKGKSTCCRQKHYVNFRELPWAQHWVIEPAGYQAYRCSGGCLRAPSALHRFGYGERACAEVESSPLPMMLLVKRGNRTEIEAAEFPNMIIEKCGCVTDGMALV, from the exons ATGGATGTGAGGTTCACCCAGATGCTCTGCTTGCTCTGCCTGGTCATTACAGTCCGAGCATTTACCCAGGAAGGGTTCAAGGAGGTGTTGCTGAAGCAGCTGGGGCTCTCTGAGGTCCCTACACTTCATAGGAGAGACTTGGTGGATCTGGTTATCCCAGACCATGTGAGGAACAAATACATCTCCATGCTGAAGCGGCAAAGGGTGAAGCGCCGAGCTTTGCCGAGCCTGGCTGGCATCCTCAGGGGGATCCCTGGCAACGCAG GAGAAGCCATCTACTCTGACACCACCACACGCCAGAACCTGATCTTTGACATGGAGGGCAGAATACCTGAAAACAGTGAAGTGACAATGGCTGAGCTGAAACTTTTCAAAAAGCCTCTGGACAGAGCAAACCTGCCTGCCAGGCAGTCTCACAGGCCCATCTCCAATGCCAGAGTCAGCGTGTACTGGGTGCAGCGGCAGCGCAATGGCACCAACAGGACCTCCCTGATAGACTCCAG GCTGGTTCCTATACGTGAGTCAGGCTGGAAGAACTTTGATGTGACACAGGCCGTGCATTACTGGCAGCGAAACAAGAGGCGGGAGCCAATGTTCCTGGAGGTCTGGATTGAGGGAGAAAGGGTAGGCAGCTATGcctcagaaatggccaaagccgtGCATTTCACCTCTCAGGACCCCAGGGATAAAGCCTTAAGCAAACCTGAACTGGTGCTTTACACCCTCGACTTGGAAGACTATGG GGGCCCTGGGGactgcagggaggaggcagtgaAGGGGAAATCCACCTGCTGCCGGCAGAAGCACTATGTGAATTTCCGTGAGCTCCCCTGGGCGCAGCACTGGGTCATCGAGCCGGCAGGATACCAGGCTTACCGGTGCTCAGGGGGCTGCCTGCGGGCCCCCAGCGCCCTGCACCGCTTCGGCTATGGGGAGCGTGCCTGTGCCGAGGTGGAGAGCTCCCCACTGCCCATGATGCTGCTGGTCAAGAGGGGCAACCGCACAGAGATTGAGGCGGCCGAGTTTCCCAACATGATCATCGAGAAGTGCGGCTGTGTGACGGATGGCATGGCACTGGTGTGA